The Methanobacterium lacus genome includes a region encoding these proteins:
- the acs gene encoding acetate--CoA ligase: protein MKQDTDVLLDEKRVFKPSEEILKLANIKDWEAEIEKGKDIEKYWAEKAEQFVWFKKPEKTLDESNKPFYKWFVNGKINMAYNAVDRWIDTDKRNQVAILYVNERGHEKKMTYYELYREVNKFANALKNLGVKKGDRVSTYLPMCTELIVTLLACTKIGAVHSVVYSGLSVGAFVERINDAEAKILITADGTFRRGKIIDLKKVSDEAILQCPTIETVVVVKHTGIPIEMSELSGREIFYETLIEGEPAECEAEEMDAEDPLFLLFTSGSTGKPKGVLHSTAGYMVGTATTLKNAFNIHDGDLWWCTGDIGWITGHSYLLYGPLLLGTTTLVYEGAPDYPDPGAWWKIVEKYGVTKLYTAPTAIRHLMRFGNKYTKIYNLSSLKVLGTVGEPINPEAWMWLYENVGKENCPIIDTWWQTETGMFMIAPLPVTPLKPGSATKALPGVDADVVDENGNSVPPGKGGMLVIKKPWPSMFRTLYKDEKKYVDNYWKDIPGCVYTAGDIARKDKDGYFWIQGRSDDVLKIAGHRIGTSEVESAFVSYPAVVEAAVIGKSDPIKGEVIKAFVILKEGYELKTKLIEDLSKHVRYELGPVAVLGQIKQVDSLPKTRSGKILRRVLRARDRGEDVGDISTLEE from the coding sequence ATAAAACAGGACACTGATGTATTGCTCGATGAAAAAAGGGTCTTCAAACCCAGTGAAGAAATTTTAAAACTTGCCAACATAAAAGATTGGGAAGCTGAAATAGAAAAGGGAAAAGATATCGAAAAATACTGGGCAGAAAAGGCTGAACAATTCGTTTGGTTTAAAAAACCTGAAAAAACCCTGGACGAATCTAATAAACCGTTTTACAAATGGTTTGTAAACGGTAAAATTAACATGGCATACAACGCCGTTGATAGATGGATAGATACAGACAAACGTAACCAGGTAGCAATTTTATACGTGAATGAACGTGGTCATGAAAAGAAGATGACCTACTACGAACTTTACAGGGAAGTTAACAAGTTTGCAAATGCACTTAAAAATTTAGGTGTGAAAAAGGGCGACCGTGTTTCCACCTACCTTCCAATGTGTACCGAACTCATTGTAACCTTGCTCGCATGTACCAAGATCGGTGCAGTTCACAGTGTGGTCTATTCAGGACTGAGTGTTGGGGCATTTGTTGAAAGAATAAATGATGCTGAGGCTAAAATTCTCATAACAGCAGATGGAACATTTAGAAGGGGAAAAATTATCGACTTGAAAAAGGTTTCAGACGAAGCGATACTCCAGTGCCCAACAATTGAAACAGTGGTGGTTGTGAAGCACACAGGAATTCCAATTGAAATGTCAGAATTGAGTGGGAGGGAAATCTTCTACGAAACACTGATTGAAGGAGAACCAGCAGAGTGTGAAGCAGAAGAGATGGATGCTGAAGATCCACTGTTTCTACTTTTCACCTCGGGAAGTACAGGAAAACCTAAGGGAGTTCTTCACAGTACTGCAGGTTACATGGTTGGAACAGCCACAACCCTTAAAAATGCATTCAACATACACGATGGAGATCTTTGGTGGTGCACAGGAGATATTGGGTGGATAACAGGCCACAGTTACCTCTTATACGGACCACTTCTACTTGGAACAACTACACTAGTCTACGAGGGTGCTCCAGACTACCCTGATCCAGGTGCATGGTGGAAGATCGTTGAGAAGTATGGAGTAACCAAACTCTACACAGCACCAACAGCCATAAGACATCTAATGAGGTTCGGTAATAAATACACCAAAATATACAACCTTTCATCACTTAAGGTGCTTGGAACAGTGGGAGAACCAATAAATCCAGAGGCATGGATGTGGCTCTACGAAAATGTGGGTAAAGAGAATTGTCCAATCATAGACACTTGGTGGCAGACTGAAACTGGAATGTTCATGATAGCACCCCTCCCAGTCACACCCCTTAAACCAGGATCTGCAACCAAAGCACTACCAGGTGTCGATGCAGATGTGGTGGATGAAAATGGAAATTCAGTACCACCTGGAAAGGGCGGTATGCTGGTTATTAAAAAACCATGGCCATCAATGTTTAGAACACTCTACAAGGACGAAAAGAAATACGTGGATAATTACTGGAAAGACATTCCGGGCTGCGTATACACAGCAGGAGATATAGCAAGAAAAGATAAAGATGGATACTTCTGGATACAGGGAAGATCAGATGATGTCCTGAAAATTGCAGGTCACAGAATAGGAACCAGTGAAGTTGAATCTGCATTTGTAAGTTATCCTGCAGTTGTGGAAGCTGCTGTCATAGGTAAATCAGACCCAATTAAGGGAGAAGTTATCAAGGCATTCGTAATTCTCAAGGAAGGTTACGAACTTAAAACCAAACTCATCGAAGATCTAAGCAAACACGTAAGATACGAACTGGGACCTGTGGCTGTTTTAGGACAGATTAAACAGGTTGATTCACTTCCAAAAACCAGAAGCGGTAAGATCTTAAGACGGGTGCTTAGGGCAAGGGACAGAGGAGAAGATGTGGGTGATATATCAACGCTAGAAGAATAA